A genomic stretch from Aedes albopictus strain Foshan chromosome 2, AalbF5, whole genome shotgun sequence includes:
- the LOC109423265 gene encoding acidic mammalian chitinase translates to MVLILTIALFVLVGPVFGATNNCAEKQYNVVCNLASWSVYREGEGAFNISYIIPSYCTHIVYTFAGLNLGGGVDSLDYHNDINVHKGYQRIIELKEENPCLKVLLAIGGWNEGSEKYSLMAESEETRVAFADSALRFLAHFGFDGLDVDWEYPTMRGGIPEDRENFVLLLQALREKFRHRNKILSTAISGSPAIIQAAYDMPAICEVVDFVSLMGYDYSVKDKTSVDGPLYSEPVLRSESIDGAISYIRKSGCPLAKINLGISTMAKTYTLKPGATANVNTGTAVQGPGRAGPFTKSVGVLGYNELCTMLMDGKGKMAFLRNVGVKVTVQGDQWITYDDGDTVDIKANYVKQKGLGGIMFWTIDTDDFIGDCFNEAYPMLVAANKVFGYIV, encoded by the exons ATGGTTTTAATTTTAACCATAGCATTATTTGTGCTTGTTGGTCCGGTGTTTGGGGCGACAAATAATTGTGCAGAGA AACAATACAATGTCGTCTGTAACCTGGCAAGTTGGTCGGTCTATCGCGAAGGGGAAGGAGCGTTCAACATTAGTTACATCATCCCGAGCTATTGTACCCATATCGTTTACACATTCGCTGGATTGAATTTGGGCGGTGGGGTCGATTCGTTGGATTACCATAATGACATCAATGTGCACA AGGGTTACCAGAGAATCATTGAGCTTAAAGAGGAGAATCCGTGTTTGAAGGTCCTTTTAGCCATTGGTGGATGGAACGAGGGTTCGGAAAAATATTCACTG ATGGCGGAATCGGAAGAGACTAGGGTGGCGTTCGCCGATAGTGCTCTACGCTTCTTGGCTCACTTTGGGTTTGATGGATTGGATGTCGATTGGGAATATCCTACTATG CGGGGAGGGATCCCAGAAGATCGAGAAAACTTCGTTCTTTTGCTGCAGGCCCTTCGTGAAAAGTTCCGCCATCGGAACAAAATCCTTTCAACGGCCATCAGTGGGTCTCCGGCTATCATTCAAGCGGCCTACGATATGCCAGCCATCTGTGAGGTGGTCGATTTTGTATCCCTGATGGGGTATGACTACAGCGTCAAAGACAAGACCAGCGTAGATGGGCCTCTTTATTCGGAACCTGTCCTGCGATCGGAATCAATCGACGGAGCCATTTCCTACATTCGCAAGAGTGGCTGCCCTCTGGCCAAGATCAACTTGGGTATTTCAACCATGGCCAAAACGTACACACTGAAGCCGGGAGCAACGGCCAACGTTAATACGGGAACTGCCGTTCAGGGTCCGGGTCGGGCAGGACCATTTACCAAGAGTGTCGGCGTTTTGGGTTATAACGAGCTCTGCACCATGCTGATGGATGGCAAGGGCAAAATGGCATTCTTGCGTAACGTGGGAGTGAAAGTGACCGTCCAGGGTGACCAGTGGATTACTTACGACGATGGAGACACGGTCGATATCAAGGCAAACTACGTGAAACAAAAGGGACTGGGAGGCATCATGTTCTGGACGATCGACACGGACGACTTTATTGGAGACTGCTTCAACGAAGCTTACCCGATGCTGGTGGCCGCCAACAAGGTGTTTGGATATATTGTTTAG